CGACTTGCCGGGCGATTCTCTAGGTGACTCACAGCGTGACGGGCGGCGTCACTCGGATCGTGACTCCCACTGCTACCCGTGCCGCCGCTCTGGACGTGACCTGCAGTGTGACTCGCAAAGCGACCTGCGGAAAGACTCGGAGGATGACTCGCGAGGCGATTCGCACGGCGAACTGCCGAGTTCCATGCGAGGCCGCGTCTTGAGGATTGAGCTTGTGCTGAGGCTGCGTCGCAGTCGCGAATGGCGGGCGGGATCTTCCGGGTTGTCCGAGGCTCCCGGAAACACGGTGCCTTCTCTGGTACCGGGGTCCACGGAGGCGCCCTTGGTGTCCTCGGTTGACCGCCCGTGGTAGGCCGGTAGAATGAAGGTGTATGGCTGTTACTAGGAACCGGTTCATTGTGGACGAGAACGGCAAGCGTGTCTCGGTCGTTCTCCCGGTCAGCGACTACGAAGAGCTGCTTGAAGATCTGCACGACCTCGCGGTCGTGGCAGAGCGTCGCCACGAACCTTCCGTCTCACACGCTGCGCTCAAGAAGAGGCTGAAGGCCGGTGGCCTCCTGCCGCATTGAGTGGAAGCGCTCAGCCGAGCGCGGCCTGCGTGGCATAGACCGGAAGCAGATACCCCGCATCATCGCCGCGGTCGACAGGCTGGCGTGCAACCCGACTTCGGCCGGCAGCAGGAAGCTGGTCGGGTCCGATCGCGTCTACCGAATCTGAGTTGGTGACTATCGCGTGATATACGAGTACGATGCCGCTCCCGGGGTCGTCTGCATTTTTCATGTCCGCCACCGGCGCGAAGCATACCGGTAGTCCGCGTCCGCCTCCCGACAAACACGCACTACTCAATCTCTAACCTGGGGTGTCCACATGCGCTGGTGGTGCGGCGGGTTGACTATAATGAACCGCGTGACATCGGGAGCACGGAGTAGTGCCGGGGGCTAGAGCCTATGGACTGAGGATTTGAGCTTGCGCTAGAGCTGCGACGCGGTCGCGAATGGCGGTAAGGGGCCGGGAGTCCGGTGCTGCCAATCTAGAATCGTCAATCTGGAATCTGCAATGCCGCGTTGGCGGGCGGGATTTTCCGAGATGTCCGAGGCTCCCCGAAATACGTTGCCTTCTCCGGTTCCCCGGGTCCACCGAGCTGCCCTTGTATGAGGTTGACACGTCGGGGCGAACTCTCTACACTCAGTCCTGTGAAACGAGTCAGACAGTCAGAGGATGCCGAAGCGTCCGCCGTAGACGGCTCAGTGTTTGACCTGAGTCCGGCCGAGAAAATGCAGTTGGTCGAAGACCTGTGGGACGACCTCGCGGCCGTGCCGGACAGGGTGCCGGTCCGCGACTGGCAGAAGGCGGAACTGGTTCGCCGCAAAGCGAATCTGGCCCGAAACCCGGGCGCCGGCCTGGCCTGGGAAGAAGTCATGCGCCGCGTTCGTAGCCGCAGTGGCCGTTAGGGTCGTCGCGGCCCCTGAGGCCGAGCAGGACGTTGCCGACGCCTATGCCTGGTACGAAAGTCAGCGTGTGGGGCTCGGAGAGGAGTTCCTGGGTTGCCTCGATGCCTGCATTGAGGCAACTCGTCGTTCACCCAATACGCACGCGACTATCTTCAGGAGATTTCGGCGCGCCCTGCTCCGGCGCTTCCCTTACGCAGTGTTCTACGAGTACGATTCAGGCGTTGTGACCGTTTTCGGCGTATTCCACACATCGCGACACCCGTTGAGGTGGATAGAACGGGCGACGAGGGATAGAGGCTAGACACCAGCCAACCGTTCTCTGCTGACCGACGCCGAGTTGTCCTGCCCGCCAATCCGCAATCTACAATCTCGTGTCTGGAGTCTCCACATGCGCTGGTGGTGCGGCTGGTTCATTATCATGAACCGCGTGACATCGGGAGCACGGAGTAGTGCTGGGGACTAGGGACTATGGACTGAGGACGGCGGACTTGGGCCTGCGCGTGGGCTAGCTTTGCTTGTGGTTTGGGCTATCCAAGTACTCGAACTGCGACGCGGTCGCGAATGGCGGTAAGGGGGTGGGAGTCCAGTACTGCCAGTCTAGGATCGTCAATCTAGAATCTGCAATGCCTCGTTGGCGGGCGGAGTCTTCCAGGATGTCCGAGGCTCACCGAAATGCGGCGACTGCCCTGGTTCCCCTGGTCTGCCATGGCCAGCGGTGTTCTGCTAGCGCCTTCGTTCGGGCGCGAGCTTGGTCACGTATAGGTTATCGTGGCGCATACCGGTAACGACATAACCTCCGTCAGCAGTCTGGCGTATGCAGTGGCCTGAATAGCTGCCAGAAAGCGTGTCGGTCCATATCTGCGTGCCATTGGACGATGTACGCACCAGAGTTGCTATGTCGCCTGCCTTGTAACTCGGTCTCGTCGTCCCGGCGATAATGTAGCCGCCGTCCGATGTCTGTTCGATACAGTGTCCTCGGCTGACCTCGCTCGGCATGAACGTGTCAGCCCAAACGCTGTCTCGATTTGCGTTGGTCTTGAGCAGGTAAATACTCGTGTACCCTTGCTTGGCACCGGTCGCGGCATAGCCTCCGTCTGAAGTCTGTATGACCGAGTTAGCACTCATCAGGCTTCCGAAAGTCTTTATTAGCTGCTGCTGAACCCCGAGCGAGTCAACTTTCAGGAGCGTCCTGGTGCCGATGATGTACCCGCCGTCAGAAGTCCTGCGCAGTGACAGTTCTTCATCTCTGCCGTTGAGGTCGTAGAAGACATTGTATAGGTGACTCCATCTGAGGTTTCCGCTGCTGTTCGTTCTCCAGAGTATGACAGCGCTGTCATCCAGGAATCGTTGCGCGACAACGGTATAGGCGGTGTCAGCTAGTCTGACGACTGAAATAGCATTGGCTGAAAACTCGTTCGCAAGGCAGGTTCGCCAGACCTCGTTCCCCAGCGCATTTACTTTGAGGAGGCACGGATCCCAGTGACTCTGATTGGCAGATGCGCCGCCAGCGACAATGTATCCGCCGTCGGAGGTCTGCACGACTGACGACCCCATCATGCCGCCGGCCGCCTTGAATGTCCTCACCCACGGGGTATCTCCGGATGCGTACAACTTGACCAGCAGGACCGCATATCCCGTGGTACTGTCATTGGAGTCGGTCGTACCGACGACGATATAGCCGCCGTCGGACGTCTGTTGAACGCAATGGCCGGCGGCCCCACCCCATCCCGGAAAGGTCCTTGTCCACTGCACCGCTGGCGGCTTGGCGGCGAGGGCCGGAAGTGCTGCCGCCAGCAGGGCGGCCAGAAGCCACGATATGCGCATGCGGATTGCAGGGTGAGTAGCGAGAGCAGAGCCGGACGCCAAGCGCATACACTCGCGAACAGGCTATTGCGTGGACGGCAAATGTCAAGCGCTGGCGGGCCGACTGGCGATTGGCGACTGTCGACTAGAGTCCGGATCGTAGGACGTCTGTGGAATCGGCGTAATCTGCGGACAATCTCTTCGTCCGTTTCGTGTCCTTTCGTGTCTTCGTGGCGATCTGCCCGACCATCTGCGTAATCTGCGGTTAGTCTCCGCGTCGGCTTCGTGTCTTTTGCTTTACCACCCGCGCCGCCATCCCGAAGCTCAAGAGGAATCGTGACTACAGGCCTAGCGCCTGGCGTATCCAATGCAGAACATTGACCCGGTAGCGGCCGGGCCGCAGCCGACATTACCGTGGGCGCGGGACGCGCCACACGGTTCTAGAGCTCGTTGATAGTCTCCGGGTCCATTATGTAGCCGAGTCCGCCCTTCAAGACCACTTCCTTCAATGTCGTGAGCCCGGCCTTGACTTTCGTCATGCCGGCAGCGTACAGGCCTCTTTGTTCCACTGCGCCGTAGGATTGGCGCAGGGCGCTGGGTTGCGGGCGGTTCAGCGCGATGTCGCGGAGGGCATCGGTCACCGGCACCACCGCGAAGACCCCGACCTGGCCTCTGTACCCGGTCCCCATGCACTGTTCGCAGCCGCGGCCTTTGGCTACCTTCTGGCCGGGCTTGATACCCAGAAACTGCCTCTCGATCGAGCCCGGCGCGACACTCTGCTTGCAGGACGGGCAGACCCGTCGGAGAACGCGCTGCCCGACTATGCCCTCGAGACCGGTGGCGAGCAGGAACGGGTCGACGCCCAGTCCCAGCAGTCCGGAAATCGCCTCAACCGCGTCGCCGGCGTTCAGCGAGCTCAGTACCAGACGGCCGCCAAGAGCGGTCCTCAGGGCGGCGTGCGTGGTATCGACGTCGCCCAGGTCGCCGACCATGACCACGTCGGGGTCCTGGCGAGTGATTACGCGCAGGGCTGCCGCGTAGTCGTAGCCGGAGCGCGGGTCGACCTGCGACTGGATGATGTTGGGCAGGTTATACTCGATCGGGTACTCCAGGGTGACCACCCTTTTGTCGCTCCTGGCCAGTTCGCTCAGCATCGCGTACAGAGTCGTGGTTTTGCCGCTGCCGGCCGGGCCCACGACCAGAATCAGGCCGCGTGGCTTTGCCAGCATCTTGCGCAAGCAGGTCAGCGCCGCGGGCTCGAATCCCAGCTTGCCCAGCGGCACGAGCGAGTTGCAGTCGCGCATCCGCAGGGTCAGGCTCTCACCTTGCGACGTCGGCAGACTGTGAACCGCGAAGTCGACCTCGCGGCCGTCGACAAGTGCGCCATAATGTCCATCGCTGGGCAGGCGTTCGTCTTCGAGTTTCATCCGGGCCATCTTGCGAATCCTGGTGAGCACGCCTTCCGGCAGGCTCTGGTCGGGTGGTTGGACCAGTCGCAGCGTTCCGTCAACGCGGAAATGGATAGACAACCCCGGGTGTCGTTCTTCGATGTGGATGTCGGACGCGCGCTCACGGACCGCGCGGATTAGCAGCATGTTGACCCATCTCTCGACGGTCGTGTCCGGTGCCGGCTTCGGGGGCCGTCCGGTTTCTTCTGGTGCCGTAGCGGGCTTGGTGACCCGCCGGTTCTGCTTCTTCTCTTTCATATTCTCCTCCCTCGACTACTTCACTGGCATATCCCTCGGATTCGTGGTTCCCATTCAGGCTTGAGCTTCGCGGAACCAGTTGCCATGGACTGAGACGGCGGGAACCCGACCGTCTACGCCCAAGGATAGGCAGCCTGCGGGCAAAGTCCTTAGCAGAGTCCGGCGTTAGAGCGGAGGAACCACGCGCATTACTTCTTCGAAGGTGGTGAGCCCGGCTTTGGCCTTCTCCGCGCTGTCTTGGTACAGGGCTCCTATTTCGGCTTTGCGATAGAGCTGGCGCAGGGCGTTCGGCTGCGGGCGGGTAAGCACGAGGTCGCGAATCTCTTCGGTCACCGGCAGGACCGCGAAGACCCCGACGCGCCCTTTGTAGCCGGTGCCCTTGCATTCCTGGCAGCCGCGACCCTTGGCCAGCTTCTGACCGGGCTTCAGCCCCAGCCATTGACTCGCCGCCTCGCTCGGCGCAATGCTCTGCTTGCACGACGGGCAGACCTGGCGGAGCACCCGCTGTTCAATCACGCCTTCAAGGCCGTTGCCGAGCAGTAGCGGGTCGACTCCCATCCCCAAAAGGCGGGCAATCGCCTCGGCCGCGTCGTTCGCGTGAATCGAACTCAGTACCAGGTGCCCGCCCAGGACGGTCTGAAGGGCAGCCTGGGCAGTCTCGAGGTCGCCCAGCCCGCCGACCATGACCACGTCCGGGTCTTGGCGCGTGACCACGCGTAGAGCGGTTGCGTAGTCGTACCCGGAGCGCGGGTCAATCTGCGACTGGGCGACATTGGCCATGTCGAACTCTATCGGGTACTCGAGCGTGACGACCTTCTTGTCGCTCTTGCCTATCTCGCTGAGCAATGCGTACAGGGTCGTGGTCTTGCCGCTGCCCGCCGGGCCTGCGACCAGAATCAGGCCGCGCGGCTTGCCCATCATCTCACGTACCTTCGTCAGTGTTGCGGGCGGGAACCCCAGCCGGTCCATCGGGATAAGCGTAGCGCGGTCCAGCACGCGCAGGGCCAGGCTCTCTCCATAGGAAGTCGGCAGGCTGTGAACCCGGAAGTCGATCTCGCGGCCGTCCACAATCGCACCGTAGCGTCCATCCTTGGGCATGCGCTCGTCTTCCATCTTCATCCTTGACATCTTCTTGATCCGGGAAACCACGCTCTCCTGCAGACTCTGCTCGGGTGCGGGGACCGGTCGCAGCGTGCCGTCAACGCGGAAGCGGACCGTCAGTCCTTCGGCTCCCGGCTCGATGTGAATCGCGTCGGCCCGCTGGCGCACGGCATCGACTATCATCCGGTTGACCCAGCTCTCTGCGGTCGTGGCCGGGGCCGGCTTCGCGGCCTTTACGGTCGCTTGCGGTGCCTCTACAGGCTTGGCGGCGGGCTTGGCGACCCGCCGGTTCTGTTTCTTCTCTTTCACCTTCTCCTCCTTCTTACTGATTCGCTGATCACGTCCTCCGATCTCGGGGATGTTGGCATTCCGGCTTATGCCTTCAAGTGACGGATTGCCAGCGACCGGGGCGGCGCGAACCTGTCTATCTCCATACGATGATAGACCAACCTCGGACAAAGTCAACCACCCGGACTTGCAGACGCCAGCCGGGGCATGGCCGCCGGCGTTCCATCTCGGCCGCAGAATCTGAATCCTGTATTCTGTATTCTGTCTACTGT
This genomic stretch from bacterium harbors:
- a CDS encoding GspE/PulE family protein — translated: MKEKKQNRRVTKPATAPEETGRPPKPAPDTTVERWVNMLLIRAVRERASDIHIEERHPGLSIHFRVDGTLRLVQPPDQSLPEGVLTRIRKMARMKLEDERLPSDGHYGALVDGREVDFAVHSLPTSQGESLTLRMRDCNSLVPLGKLGFEPAALTCLRKMLAKPRGLILVVGPAGSGKTTTLYAMLSELARSDKRVVTLEYPIEYNLPNIIQSQVDPRSGYDYAAALRVITRQDPDVVMVGDLGDVDTTHAALRTALGGRLVLSSLNAGDAVEAISGLLGLGVDPFLLATGLEGIVGQRVLRRVCPSCKQSVAPGSIERQFLGIKPGQKVAKGRGCEQCMGTGYRGQVGVFAVVPVTDALRDIALNRPQPSALRQSYGAVEQRGLYAAGMTKVKAGLTTLKEVVLKGGLGYIMDPETINEL
- a CDS encoding type II toxin-antitoxin system RelE/ParE family toxin, yielding MAVRVVAAPEAEQDVADAYAWYESQRVGLGEEFLGCLDACIEATRRSPNTHATIFRRFRRALLRRFPYAVFYEYDSGVVTVFGVFHTSRHPLRWIERATRDRG
- a CDS encoding GspE/PulE family protein, with translation MKEKKQNRRVAKPAAKPVEAPQATVKAAKPAPATTAESWVNRMIVDAVRQRADAIHIEPGAEGLTVRFRVDGTLRPVPAPEQSLQESVVSRIKKMSRMKMEDERMPKDGRYGAIVDGREIDFRVHSLPTSYGESLALRVLDRATLIPMDRLGFPPATLTKVREMMGKPRGLILVAGPAGSGKTTTLYALLSEIGKSDKKVVTLEYPIEFDMANVAQSQIDPRSGYDYATALRVVTRQDPDVVMVGGLGDLETAQAALQTVLGGHLVLSSIHANDAAEAIARLLGMGVDPLLLGNGLEGVIEQRVLRQVCPSCKQSIAPSEAASQWLGLKPGQKLAKGRGCQECKGTGYKGRVGVFAVLPVTEEIRDLVLTRPQPNALRQLYRKAEIGALYQDSAEKAKAGLTTFEEVMRVVPPL
- a CDS encoding addiction module protein; protein product: MKRVRQSEDAEASAVDGSVFDLSPAEKMQLVEDLWDDLAAVPDRVPVRDWQKAELVRRKANLARNPGAGLAWEEVMRRVRSRSGR